Genomic segment of Ruegeria sp. TM1040:
AGGCGGATGCACTGGCTGAAAAAGCACAGGATAAAAATAGGCCCAAGTATGTTTTCTGCACAGCTGCACTTTCCCAGGAATTTATCACAACGGCACAATTAGACATTCCTCAGCATCCCGCAAGGCTGCAGGCTTTTCAACAGCGACGACCTTTGGCCTTATCGCGCGTTCGCTTCCAACGATCCTGTGACTGGATGAAGTCGGCTTGCTGTGCATTTCAGTCATTGGACGTTGTCGCAGCATCGGTCAATGTGGGCTCAAACCGGACATGCGGCGTCGCGGCAGCAGTGTTGCAGCAAAATCGCATGCCAGCCCTGCTGCGGGGTGACAGCTGTCAGGAAGCCTTTCGCGCTCGCAGCAGCCCTTTCGTTGCGCCTTGCATGAATGTCGTGGTTGGGCTGAGTACCGGTCATTCACTGCGCAGGCGCGAAGGTCCGGAGAGGGCCGACGGTTTTGAAATGCGCCATTCGATGGATATCGAAGGCGAGCGCGAATAGGAGGTCGAGAAGGATCGCGACATCGACCGGGGACCGGATCACAGCCACTAGCCGTTGAGTAGCTTGTGCAGGGTCGTTTCACCTTCTCGGAGCGGGATGTCTGCGTGATCGAACCCAATGCCAATCAAGAAGGAAATCACACCTGTCGCTGTTTTGAACTCTCGCACCTTGATCGAATTCTGCGTCAAGCGAGTCCTTGCAGTTACAAGGAGCTTTTCCTTACCGTCAGCCCCTATAGTCCGCATAATCCAACGGCCATACCAGCTTGGTCCTTTGCGTTCCGGGACGGTCTGACACAACACTTCGACCCCATGCCCCTTCTCAGCAAGCTCGCGTAGGCCCTGTTCAGTGATCACGTTTGGTTCAAGTTGGGTTGGTCTGGTCATCGGATGATCTTCACATAACGGGACTTACATCCCTATGCTAGAATGTACCCCAGTTATCAATAGTATATAATTGGTTTTGTCTCTCCGAATATATCCTCGCGAGAATGCTCGCAAGGCTGGCGGGAGACAGACCCTCCACTCGGAGAGATGCTGCAGAAGATCTCACGACAGGAAAATGCTCATAGTCCATAATGCTGCATCAGCTATGAGCGGCGGCTTTGCGCAGATAGCGACCTTTGCAAAGTCGCAGCGGCCAGCCAAGCACAAAGACGTGACCGACTCACAGCCGCCATTCGTGTTAGTTACAGCTGATGATCGGTACACGCTTTTAAGAGATGATCGTATCGGACGCAGCCCGGCACGGACTGAATTCCTACCTCATTACCTTCAAGATATTTCAGAGTTCGGCCTCAGAGCCTGCTGCGCGACGTTCGAAGCGACTGATCATAGCCGTAATATCTGGGTCGCCGAGTCGGCCTTCCGCAGCCTTCAACTCATCCATAGAGGCATCGAAAAAGCTGTATGACCCGGTTCGACGAAGATACTCCAAACCTAGCTCTGCATATGCGGACAGAATACTCTTATTGTTCGGAAACCTGGCGATACCCGTCGAAGCAAGTTCTTGGGCTTGCTCAAGAATAACAATTCTATCCTCATCGAGCAAACCAGGCGCACGAGCTGCTCGAGCAACCATCAACTTAATTTTATAGCGATGGACGGGGCCGTCTGAGCCGAAGTCAAAGTTGAAGACGCGAATCTCCGTTTCCGCTTTCTCAAACTCACCTTGGTCGATGAGGTTCCTGATCAGCCGATGTCGCGGAACCCTCTCGCCTGGGGCCATGGATATCATTCGCCTCAATAGACGATTCTGCTCTTTCTTTTCGGGAATTCGTGAAATTCCGCCGTCGAGATTGCAAAGCTCGCGCAGGGTTCTAACCTCAATATCGTAGGACGGAGAAATGTTATCTATGACGTGATCAAGGAGGGATATTATCTGTTCGAGATCCCCAAATTTGTATCTAGTGACAATTTCTGAAATGACACCATGCCTGCACTTCCACCCATATATTCCTTTGCGTCGATCAACCGGATATTCTTCGACGATATCATCCAAGGAAGTCAAAATATTTGAGATATTGCTCGCTTCAACGTTAAGCATGCGAACGGCAAGTTGGCGGTGGACGCGTACTCCGAGTGTCTCCATAGCTGCGACGTGTTTATAAATGTCCTGAGGGATGGCGTCCAAGCCAGCAAATTCTCGAAGGATGATATCGTCGAACGACTCAGACGCAAAAATGTTCTTCAGACAAACAAACATGTCTGCTTCGCATCTATGCACCAACCGCCTTCTGCGCTCGCCTTTGTTGAATCCGCTAAAAGACTCCTCGACAAGCTCACGGATGCGCGGCTGTCGTTCAATTAAATTCAAGAGCCGGTCGATCTCATCTACAGACAGTTTTGAAAGCCAAAAATCCTTCCCACAACGATTGAAGTTTGGTGTTTTGCTTCGAGGTATCCAATTGCTTTTTGTTGAAACAGCAAGAATTTTCAGGTGCGGATTGTCATCTGCGACAAGCAGGTCCATCAGCTCATTAAGTTGGTGCAAATGAGAATGTGCTTCGTCTACAAGCAGGACACCTAAGAGCTCACTTTCCTTGAGGTTTCCGGCAATCTTTCTCCAGTTGGCGACGCTAAGAGTATGTTCATTCACATGCTCCCAGGCCCTGAAGCCTGCGCGGCGGAGGAGTTGTAATGTCTGTCTGGCAGCGGTTGACTTGCCTACTCCGGCAGCCCCTAGAATAACCCCAGAAAGGGTACAAGGATCTTCAAAGTGTTTAGCAACCTCACGTGAGATATCGCGTTCGAATGTTAGGCCCGCTTCGACCTCTCGGTGAGTTGCAGGCCAGCCGTTGAACATCGAACTGACGTCGGCTTCGGCTCCATTGGAAACTTCCGACACTTCGACAATAGAGTTTGATATATGCGTGCCGATTAGCGCCTCGTCGTCTTTCGAAATCATGACGGGTGCGATCTTTGGCGGTCTTTTGTCGAGTCGCGTGAAGAACTCGTCAATTCCGCCGAAGACTACACGCAACCCTTTGCGTTCTTGAAGGAGCGCACGACTTTGGTTTTCAGAGTAGATCAGAAGTGTGATCTGACCAGGGGATAGCGCTTTTTCATTGATCTTTACAGCCCGCCTCACCAGAGTATCCATGTCTGGATCGGACAGTGATTGCCCAATTATCACAAGATCGGCACCTGCCAGATCGCCGCGCATCCGATCATAAAGCTGTTCTCGAAACTCTTCAGTATGATCGTAGTCATCCACAGTCAGGATAATTCTGCTATGATGGCCGGTTGAAATATCTTTTTCAATTGTCCCATGAATCTTAAATAGCTCGCAATCGTATTCTTCCTCATCTATATGGAAGTCAAAGTTAGAAGAATATACTCGACACCTCTTTTTGGCACTATCGAACGATTGTTCTACGAGAGTGTCATAGTTTGTAGTATAGATACTCTTCCACCTCCAGCGAGGGATTTTCATGAGTCCACCCTTCGGCTTCACATGTGGGAAAAATTTGCGCAAGTCATTAATGACCTGCCGACGGCTTGACTTTTTTTCGGCCAAGAAGGTGATTTCGGACAGCTCAAGATCTTTTTCCAGGCTGTACTTTTCGGAGTAATGACTGATCAGTGAATCAACGCCTGGAGCCCCCGACGGGATTGATGCGCCTGCACCAAACAGAAGCACAGTTTTTTCAGGATCCACTTGGCCAATAAATTCATCCATTGAAACCGGCAATGCTCTACACCTCGCTTAAATTCTGATCCGAGAAGGATCCACCGCAAGACAACTAGAAAGGGAGAAGAGTTTCAAGCTCAGATGGCCAGCGCCTCTTAGGAAAACGCATCTCCAGAGCAAAACTGACTTTCACGTACACACGTTTCTGCACAACCTGTGGTGACAGGGATCAGGCAAAATAACGCGGGAGCTTGGTGCAACCCTCGACTCTGCCTTGCGTACTTCGCTCAGTGCGTGTCCGAAATCTGCGCACTGCTGCCGTTCGTGACAAGCGCAGCGAAGGTCGGCCCTCCGCCCGAGGTGTAGATCGATCATGTCTGCTTGGGGCTGGGACCCGCCCCTCCCGACCATGATGAGTCTCCAAGCATCGAATGGGGTTTTTTTACCCCACTTACCTTGACGGGGTAATATTACCCCACTACAGTCAATTCATCAACCGATGGAGGATTGAATGCAAGACCTTACCCAAGCCGCTCGGCAAATCGCCGGTTCGCCCGAGGAGCACCTCGACGAAATCCACCTGTTTACATCCGCATGGGCAACAATGAAGGCCGCGCGCGGCCAGGGCTTCAACCCTGCGCGCTTGCGCCCTCAGCATCTGATTGATCGCCCAGCGCCAACACCGGAGCCGACCGATATGGCTCTGGATCGTGTCGGGCAGAAGGTCCGCGCGATCATGGATGAACGGGGGATCCAGCCGCACCGCCGCCATGCGGCGTAATGCCCGACGCAGCCGCAATGCCCCTCCGTTCTTCGCGGTAAGCGCGGCGCATATCGGGCAGCCCCCACGGGCTCCACCCGCCCCAATATGAACACCACGCGGCAAGGTTTTGAGGATTGGCTTTGCCGCGCATTCCAGAGGTTTCGCACCCGTCTTGCGGTGCGGATCGGGCGCGGGCGGTTCAATCCTCCAAATTGCACGCCGCCCGCGCATTTACCGAGAGAGAGCATGACCCCCTATTCCGCTGCCCAGATCCTGAAAGCCACGCCCCTACTCAACCGCGCGCGCAAATTTCGTGAGCTCGGCGGCAACATCTGGCGTCCAGATCATGACCCATGGGTTTATGAAGAAATGCTTTGGATGGTTGATCTTCACGGCATCCGCGTCGACGCGCCTACCAGAGGCCAAGCGATTTCGCTTTGGATCGAGGCAGCAATCAGCCGCACGACCAAACGCGCGACCGACGGTCGCCCAGATTGCCCGTTCAACGGCCAAGAAAGCGCGCCGTCCAAGATCCCCGTCGAGGCCTGAAACCTGCCTCTGACCAACTGGCAGGGGTGATCGCACCCCTGCCCTTTTCTCACACCCTGCGGATAGTGCCGCAGCGCCCGGGGCCACGTCCACCACTCACGCGAACCAAAGCGCCCCGGGCAAAATTCCAAAGGTGATCCAAATGGCAAAGATACTGATCGGTTGTGAAACCAGCGGCATCGCCCGGCGCGCCTTTGAGGCCCTCGGCCATGACGTCTGGTCTTGCGACATTGAGGCCGCAGAGGATGGCTCCAACCGCCATATCCGCTGCGACATTCGCGACGGTATACTTGACGAGGGCTGGGATCTTTTGACCGTGATGCACCCGCCTTGCACACGCTTGTGTCGTTCCGGCCGTCGCTGGATGAGTGGCCCCGGCAAGTGGACCCGCCCCCGTCAACTCCCAAAGGGGAAGACCTGGCAAGACATGCGCGACGACTTTGAGGAAGGCGTCAGTATTTTTACTGCTTGCTGGCGCGCTCCGATTGATCGGGTCGCTATCGAAAACCCGGTGATGAACGACCTCGCCAAAGATCGAATGCCCGCAGATTTGCCAGCACCGCACCTTGTGCAACCGTTCTGGTTTGGTGAGCCGACCTATAAAGCGACAGGATGGTATCTGCGCGGCCTTTCACCCTTGGTCGAGACCAACCGGCTCAAGGAGCCGGAACGCGGATCCGATGAGTGGAAGAAATGGAACCGTATTCATCGGATGTCGCCCAGCGCGGAGCGCACCCGACTGCGCAGCCGATCCTTCCCCGGAATGATGGAA
This window contains:
- a CDS encoding SIR2 family protein produces the protein MDEFIGQVDPEKTVLLFGAGASIPSGAPGVDSLISHYSEKYSLEKDLELSEITFLAEKKSSRRQVINDLRKFFPHVKPKGGLMKIPRWRWKSIYTTNYDTLVEQSFDSAKKRCRVYSSNFDFHIDEEEYDCELFKIHGTIEKDISTGHHSRIILTVDDYDHTEEFREQLYDRMRGDLAGADLVIIGQSLSDPDMDTLVRRAVKINEKALSPGQITLLIYSENQSRALLQERKGLRVVFGGIDEFFTRLDKRPPKIAPVMISKDDEALIGTHISNSIVEVSEVSNGAEADVSSMFNGWPATHREVEAGLTFERDISREVAKHFEDPCTLSGVILGAAGVGKSTAARQTLQLLRRAGFRAWEHVNEHTLSVANWRKIAGNLKESELLGVLLVDEAHSHLHQLNELMDLLVADDNPHLKILAVSTKSNWIPRSKTPNFNRCGKDFWLSKLSVDEIDRLLNLIERQPRIRELVEESFSGFNKGERRRRLVHRCEADMFVCLKNIFASESFDDIILREFAGLDAIPQDIYKHVAAMETLGVRVHRQLAVRMLNVEASNISNILTSLDDIVEEYPVDRRKGIYGWKCRHGVISEIVTRYKFGDLEQIISLLDHVIDNISPSYDIEVRTLRELCNLDGGISRIPEKKEQNRLLRRMISMAPGERVPRHRLIRNLIDQGEFEKAETEIRVFNFDFGSDGPVHRYKIKLMVARAARAPGLLDEDRIVILEQAQELASTGIARFPNNKSILSAYAELGLEYLRRTGSYSFFDASMDELKAAEGRLGDPDITAMISRFERRAAGSEAEL